Part of the Ziziphus jujuba cultivar Dongzao chromosome 8, ASM3175591v1 genome is shown below.
CAAGAATTCTACTCAGGAAGAAGACTTTTGTTTTTAGCAGACTTTGCGTtacaaaatatttgacaaaaaattcTTAGACAACTGGTTTTGGCAATCGAACcatgaacaaaaaattaaaagttatggGTATAGTCATAGTCATGTTTTATAAATCGTTATATGATTTAATGGCTGGCTCCcttatataattaatagaaaaataatcatatataaaCTACAAAATGCTAAATAAATCTAACCATTTTTATTCCCTTCAATAGGATTGAAAATTTCCAACGTAACCTAATAATTCTATTGTTTTTTGCGTGTGGAAGTGAATGCCGGCTCACAAAAGCTAACTATATATCTGCTTCATTAAAGAAATACTTATAACAAGGAATTGAAATTGTCATATTTTTCAGTCAAACATTCatatgatatacatatataaatatgtatatataatatatatatttatatacttatatatgaaCATGACGATCAACCCAACAGTCTTCaggatctatttattttttttgttcttgcttGGGAGATTCTCTATGTCTCATCATTACCATGAGGAACTtttagaactatatatatatatatatataaatttatattttcattattttccaaagaatgaaatattttaatttagctGTTCCACTAGCAGTCTGGCTAATTTCTAGTGGATATGCCGGCTTCCATTTAGCCTTTCATAATTGATAATCCAATATattccaccaaaaaaataaaataaaaatttgataatccATTTTCTAATCAACTTAACTGGATCTTATCTtcccaattttttaatttcatactTGGCCCACTTTTTGCTCAAAAGCACTACTTTTGTTTTACAAAGTAAATACATAAATTCTAAACAAATGTATTTGATGGAAGCTCAATCTTTTTTCGATCTTTGAGTACAAAATGGAGTTGACTTAgctgaattaaaaaataatgataataaaaaaaacacaaaaaatgttGTAATTGAGATTTGGGTTAAAGAGGCAGCTTTTAAACAATTGGAAAGGATGACTTTTTTGTACAggttaaaacatatatatcaaaAGCATTGTAAGAGGCAATTGTTAAAGCAATATCATTAAGATTATAATACTAGTTTTCCACCTTTTAGTGCTATTGGAAAATTCTATTAGGGCAACACCAGTGAGGGTAAATCTTTTCAACAACTAGAcctttttgtataatatttatattatacgaAAAACCCATCTCCTTTTTCATTATTTCTCTAATTGAAAACACACTGACAAGTCTCTGGCAACCAGCTAATAAGAGCAAAATGAATGCTGAGATTGGATCTTAGTGCTTGACAGATTCTGATCATTTAGAATAgacatctaaaaaaataaaaaaataaaaaataaaaaaaccatattTGTTTATCGTTTTCTCTTTCAATACAGTTTTACTTTTCATAGTGCATTTTGCATTCATTAATTAGTTCAACATATAATTAAGCTAATTctagccccccccccccccccaaaaaaaaaaaaaacatataattaagCTAAGCCATCAATATTTCTGAAATTATAAGCACCCAAAACGACAATATATGGTTGACAAACTCTATTATCATTTATCAAGACCAAGAGtaaattagattttattttattattattttttttatatataaataataggaGATAGCTACATTTCACCTAAAATCCACATCTTTTCCATGATTTTTACGTTTCTTTTATTGTCtctgtttttttcttaatttttctttggggCTACTGAGAACCCTTTAATTTTGTTGCCAAGCCTAAAAAACTATCATTTACTAGTGAACattatttctttaataaattaatgCAACTGtaacatattatataaatatgtcctTCATAGTTTGGGGGGGGTGAATTAAGTTAATTCTTCAAAATAATGTATGCATCAACCAGAGACTCACTTTCCAATGCAAATTTTTTTCGTACAGCCAGCTGCACTTTTTCACTATGTATATTGGTTTTACTTTTTTCAGATTTCAGTCTGGAGATCTATATTTTACTGTAACAATATGGAGTATGACCcacttcaactttttttttccagtcTTTCTTGCGGTGAAAATCCCCCAACATTCTGGTTGCTCAAACAGGATTCATAAATTTCTTTTCCTACAATGGTTTcgagttcaaattttttattttattttattttaataaaaaatttcaaaaaaaaagttcaataaaATTGTTAACTTAATAAAGGGGTAAGAAATTGGGAGCTGTTGTTGCAAGAGACAATTTAGATGACAAGATCAAAGTAATTGcgtttgttattgttattgttattattattattttttttcccaacacCTACATCTCTGAATGTGCCAATGTGGAAAACCTTGattcaaacatttttttattatatatatatatatatatgttcactATCTATTGGTTGGGATGGATGACACAATATCCTTAGGCCATGGTGAACAAGATAAGAAgaatcaaatatattatatccAAACAATGAATTAgaaagattaagaaaaaaatggaattgTTGTTGGCCTGCAATGGAACAATAAATTGTTGGCCTGCAATGGaacaataaacaaacaaaatcacgacttttaaataatcaagaaaaataaattttaaaatcaattactataaaccataatataaaagaaatataatattattatatctagAAGTTCATGCTTATGCTCAATAGAATGACAAGACCTGCATTTCCaaagatatatttttgttagctcctagcaaaaaaacaaaaaaaaagaaaaaaagaaaaaaaaagatcattttGTTAGCAATgcctaaatatattttatcccaaaaaatatCTAGCATATAACTGTGTCGCACCACACAGAAAAATGCTCTACAAAATAGTCATGCAATGTGGGACCAAGCAATATGTCTTGACTTCTAGGTGTAATTAATTTGATCCATTGATGGTGGAATGATACAAATTTTCCTGCACAGATCATGAAGATTTTCAAAGTGTTTATAATGGAACTGACTTTATTGTAGAAAATTATCTCATCTTCGGTTTTATTTGAGTGAGATTAGATTAAACGCAAAAATGATAACCCATTAGACCAGTCCAACTGCAGGCATGTATATGATATAGACAGGAGggagaagatagaaagattgaAGGGCTggaggacatatatatatatgtacttccatatatacatagatatatatatatatatatatatatagatatagttgGAAAAAAGTGAAGGAACTATGAGAGAGGAGGTTATCAATATGAGTGCAGCAGAATCAGGAGCCTTGAAGCCACACTTTGTGCTGGTACATGGTATAAGTGGAGGGAGTTGGTGCTGGTACAAAGTCCGGTGCCTAATGGAGAATTCCGGTCACCGGGTATCGTGTATCGACCTGAAAGGCGCTGGAGTTGATCAATCCGATTCCCATACAGTTCTTTCCTTTGATGATTACAATAAACCACTCATGGACTTCATGTCTTCTTTGCCTGAAAGTGAACAGGTCAGTTGCttgctatatatgtatatatatgcctcTCATTTGTATCCATtgcttatataatatatggtttCTTATATGGTCTTTGATTACAAATAATGAAATTCTTGCAGGTAATACTGGTTGGGCATAGTGCTGGAGGGCTTAGTGTAACTCAGGCAACAATCAAGTTTGCAAAGAAAATTCGGTTAGCAGTTTACATAGCAGCAACAATGCTGAAACTTGGGTTCTGGACTGATGAAGATATCAAACaagtaaaaaaacataattatctCTTATTTCTAAAAGCTCTGTtcgattttttttgtttattttcatgtATTTTCTGTGAAATTATAGTCCCAATCGATCTCTGCCTGACATGATTGATCAGAAACAATGAGAATTTTTTTCTAGCAAGTTAGGTGTCTGTCACTGTAGGGTCCAAGGGCATCCATggtttttttctccaaaatgaATTTAATGTTGAGCAATAATGAACAAAGTCTCTGAGTCATCTTCAACCAGAGCTAGTCTATACcataaatattatcattatCCCCAACAAGGAAATAATCATGACAATACAGTCAGTACTAACTAATTACCTTAGCAATTATTGTTGGAAGGCTATTGAGTTTTTTCCCTATAGGGAAGGCCAATTTAGGTTGTCCTCTATAGGACAGTTTCTTCTTTTGCATCAAATATTAATTGTAGTAAAACTTTATAAGTCAATTAATGTTAATtagcaaattttcatttaggtttaatactttcttttttgtatAAACGTGTGGGGTCCACATGTAGGTTCCACAGACTAAGCATGCAGATCAGATGACATAGAGGGACTGTGCTACACAATTTGTAAAGATTAAAATCCTTGAAttctgtttgtttgtttgtttgtttttatttatttattattttattaaattcaatcTCCATAAATCCTGGAGATCGTTAAAGAACTGAAAGAATTTTGGTTATTTGAATAGAAATGACTgctagggaaaagaaaaaaaaaataaaaaaaaaaaactaatataaattaccaaaataattGATAACTTTTCAGTTCCCAAGTCCATATATCCAAATCCAATCATCTATTCAATAATTTTTGGCCATTTCTTGTCGGTATGTTATGCTAAAATGATAACCAGCAAAATTATCACAATTTTTTCATGGTTGTCTTCTTTGTTGCCAACCAGAATGAGAGTTAACCCACCAccacttctttttttcccttcaaaattttcactttaATCATACCATAAAGAAAAGCTACATTTTCTCTACTTTAATTTCTAATCTAATCCAATCATTGTGTGAAGGACATGACCACTTTACCAAGACATTCATCCAATCATATCCAATTTATCCTTggaaattgaataattttttaagatcATGATTTtttaacctcttttttttttttttttttttttttttttgggtgtgtaaACAGGGGGTTCCTGATTTATCGGAGTTTGGTGATGTGTATGAGTTAGGATTTGGACTTGGACACGACAAACCTCCAACAAGTGCCCTAGTTAAGAAAGAGTTCCAACgtaaaattttatatcataTGAGCCCTCAAGAGGTAATCTAACACACTAATCTTTTAATGTTAACTTAAAATCtgctttatatttgttttaaaagctTTTTTGGATTATGGAAATTTAAGATTGATATTATAATCAAGTTGTCTTTCTTTTCTTACCCATTATTGGATGGATGAGGAAGACTACAGATTGTCTATGTATTAAACTTTTGCTATCAGTTTAACAATTCTATACTTCTTCACACTTTATATCCACCCacacttttttattctttttcttctgatAAAAAAGATATTCATAAAACAGATAAAATTACAATAAGCTAGACCCTTCCTCCAAAATTCCAAATGagatggaaaattaaaaaactcaTTAAAACAAGGGATAATTATTAATATCCACAGTCATACAGATTTGTTCTTATTTCGACCAGACCTCACTAGTTTCAAAAGATCAATTTACATCCCTATGGTGGctgtgaattttctttttttttttttgtttttttttttgggtgaattagtGGTTGTGAATGCAATGGCCGAGAGGTAGACGATGGTGACCTTTTGAAATTggagaataaatatataatatttttgaaagcaAACAAGTTTAGTTGAACTTAAGCAAAATGTTAATGATATTAAGTACTAACCCTTTAAACAATCATGCAAAAGTCTCTTCTACCAAAGATAGAACAGGACAAGTCTGCAAAGTGCATCTCCACTTATATTAGCCTTCATCTCCACTTTATGTTAGTCTCTCTTTAGCCTATGTGATgggtttttactttttggtaCATTACAGCAGCACCCCACATGTCATTTCATTCAGTTGTCTTCAATATGGTGAACGTGCCCTACCAACATTGACATAGTTTTATGGAAACAGTAAAGAAGATTTCTTCTTTTGAGTTTTCCAAAAACTTGTTAATAGACACTACAAGGCCAGAGTAAACTTAATATCTTTGAAGTAGCTCATCTACTGTATTGCTGAAATATCTGCAATccctcattttattttttatttttttttaacattatcaGGATTCCACCTTAGCTTCAATGCTTTTGAGGCCAGGGCCAATCCTGGCACTACAAAGTGCAAGGTTTACTGAAGATCATGATATAGAGAAGGTGCCACGTGTCTACATCAGGACATTGCATGATCGGGTGATCAAACCTGATCAGCAACATGCAatgataaagagatggagaCCATCTGATGTGTATGATATGGATACTGATCACAGTCCTTTCTTCTCAAACCCATTCTTGCTCTCTGGCTTGCTTGTAAAAGCTGCAGCTTCTTTTGGATGCGTTTAGGttgattatatgtaatttttttgttgcttcattcagaaaatacttaaaataatttttccactAATAAACAATTTTCAATTGTTTGTTGGGTTAAATGTGTGGAATAAAGCTTGTGATAAAGGTGCTTGAGTATTACCTCAGAGAAAACAATAAGCTCATATGAAATTAGAACTAGTTAAAGGTTATGTTACAAGACTTTTCCATCCAAAATTAACTGTTATTGGAAGAGAGTTACTTGTAAAGTGGTGTATTTTTCTATACCAACTGTGtaatgttgttttctttttattgctcATCATTCAAAATATGAGCCTAAGCAAAACTTTTGTGCCACTGTGTCTTTTTTGTGATTTCTATTTAGCTGAAAGTAATGGATTTTTCAACGTGTGAGCTAAATCCAAAATGTAATCTTTGTTCAACATATAAATCCAAAaaacatatgtacatatatatatagtttataggaaaaatattttttggggcCCCAATAAAGTGGGGGCCCTAGGCATATGCCTTAGTGGCCTATGCCTTAAGCCGGGCCTTCTTTGTTGTTTCCCTGGGCTAGGCTAGCTTGGGCTTTGGTCATTGTTCATGTGTTGAGACGAGATCAACATTATTACATAGAATTGGTATAAAATGATACACACGTAATCACACTTGCCCGCACTAAATGcctaacaaaattttatatatgattttgctaTGATATGCAAAAGACTGGTGAGATCATATATGCTGTCTGCTCTATTATATGTAAtctaaatgaaagaaaaaaaagaagaaaaaaaaaaaaggaatgaagGAAATAAGACAGTCTCTCAGCTATGAGAGATTGCAATGTTTGCATATTACCAAAACACTATACGTTTGTCACCCATTACAACAAATGTGACAGACACATGCAAGAAGCTGAAACAAGTacgatttatattttattccaaCTTTTCAATCTTAAAATACAGAAAACAGAGCAAACAGAGGAAGAGAAGCACTCATAACCATGAAATCACTCTTCCATGCAAAACTCTTGTtattcattgttattattactgttCTTAAAAAGACAATTTTATTCATGCATGCTTTAATCCCACAAACTAAACCATAATAGATTCAGAATCAGACTTGTCAGCAGTGGAGTTTTTTGGTTTCTGATCATCTGCTGCATTGGCTGTAACCCCATTTCCTCCTCCAACACCTTTATCCTCTCCTGATATCTCCTCCAGTGACCGACCCATTGTTTCAGGAACCAAGAAGGAGAAGACGAACCCCACCAAGTTCACCACAGCGAGTGCTATGATTGCCTTCTGAACCTTACCGTCGTCGCTGGTATAGCTCTGCACCAAGAACGCTCCGATAATGGCTCCTGCTTTTCCTGCTGCCGCTGAGATTCCATGGCAGGTAGACCTGAATCTAGCAGGAAAAAGCTCAGCTGGGACGATGAATGTTGTGCTGTTGGGTCCGAAATTTGCGAAGAAGAGGGTGGTTCCGTACAGAATGATGAACAATGCTGTTTTTCCGTCACAGTAATCTTTGTTGGAATTTGAAAGTGGGTCGCACTTTTTTTCTCCTCTAAAGTCCTTGTAGTAGTAACCCATAATCGCCATGGAAATGGACATGATGAGGAAGCCTCCGAGCTGGATTATGGATCTTCCAATCCTGTCGATGAAGAAGACGGTGAACCAGTACCCAGGAACAGTTGCTGCCAGTGCTACTAGAAACATGACTTTGGAGAGCTCGTAAACTTCTTCAATGGCGTTCATTTTTGCTGCTTTTGGTAAAAGCCCACTTGCTGGGTAGATGTCTTTCTGTGTGAGTTGGAGACTGTAGAAGGCAATGTCTAGCAAGAACCAAGTAGTGGCAGTGCCTAGGAGATGCAGACCATGTTTTCGAACAAATTCCCTTGAGAAGAATTCATATAAGGAATTGGGTTTTACAGGAAGTTTGGTATCTGGATCGTCAAACGTTATGTCATGCTCAAGGACTTTGGCCATATCTTCTACAGCCTTGTTGTGGTCTCCTTCTACCAACGCAGTGTACCTTGCAGTTTCGGGCATTTTCAGTCGCCAATAGTATGTCAGAGCTGCTGGGATTGCGCCGAACATGAGCACAATCCGCCAAACAAAATCTCCTTCTGGTTGAGTAGAAAGGATACTGTCTGTTCCAAAGTTATCAGCTGGGTAAGCAACTAAGAATAACTTGGAGACTAGCATTGCTACAGCGCCAGCAACCAATATTCCAATTCCTTGCATTGCAAAGACAGCAGCAATGAAAGCTCCTCTGGTCTTCTGGTTAGCATATTCAGACATGATAACAGCTGAGAGAGGATAATCTCCTCCAATGCCGAATCCGAGCCAGAAGCGGAAGAAGCATAGAGTTGCTATCACACCATGAGCCGTAGAGCCAAAGGAAAGGCCAGATGCCAGAGCACATCCCACCATGGTTACCAAAGTAATTCCATAGACTTTCTTCCGGCCAAGCTTATCACCTAGCCAGCCAAAGAAGAGTTGCCCTGCAAGGGTTCCACATAAAGCAACTCCAGTTATGGca
Proteins encoded:
- the LOC107414043 gene encoding low affinity inorganic phosphate transporter 8, encoding MADKSRTIFSALDDAKTQAYHYKAIVIAGMGFFTDAYDLFCITAVTKLIGRLYYFDPSTNAPGALPKNISNAITGVALCGTLAGQLFFGWLGDKLGRKKVYGITLVTMVGCALASGLSFGSTAHGVIATLCFFRFWLGFGIGGDYPLSAVIMSEYANQKTRGAFIAAVFAMQGIGILVAGAVAMLVSKLFLVAYPADNFGTDSILSTQPEGDFVWRIVLMFGAIPAALTYYWRLKMPETARYTALVEGDHNKAVEDMAKVLEHDITFDDPDTKLPVKPNSLYEFFSREFVRKHGLHLLGTATTWFLLDIAFYSLQLTQKDIYPASGLLPKAAKMNAIEEVYELSKVMFLVALAATVPGYWFTVFFIDRIGRSIIQLGGFLIMSISMAIMGYYYKDFRGEKKCDPLSNSNKDYCDGKTALFIILYGTTLFFANFGPNSTTFIVPAELFPARFRSTCHGISAAAGKAGAIIGAFLVQSYTSDDGKVQKAIIALAVVNLVGFVFSFLVPETMGRSLEEISGEDKGVGGGNGVTANAADDQKPKNSTADKSDSESIMV
- the LOC107414044 gene encoding methylesterase 17 isoform X1; amino-acid sequence: MREEVINMSAAESGALKPHFVLVHGISGGSWCWYKVRCLMENSGHRVSCIDLKGAGVDQSDSHTVLSFDDYNKPLMDFMSSLPESEQVILVGHSAGGLSVTQATIKFAKKIRLAVYIAATMLKLGFWTDEDIKQGVPDLSEFGDVYELGFGLGHDKPPTSALVKKEFQRKILYHMSPQEDSTLASMLLRPGPILALQSARFTEDHDIEKVPRVYIRTLHDRVIKPDQQHAMIKRWRPSDVYDMDTDHSPFFSNPFLLSGLLVKAAASFGCV
- the LOC107414044 gene encoding methylesterase 17 isoform X2 — its product is MREEVINMSAAESGALKPHFVLVHGISGGSWCWYKVRCLMENSGHRVSCIDLKGAGVDQSDSHTVLSFDDYNKPLMDFMSSLPESEQVILVGHSAGGLSVTQATIKFAKKIRLAVYIAATMLKLGFWTDEDIKQDSTLASMLLRPGPILALQSARFTEDHDIEKVPRVYIRTLHDRVIKPDQQHAMIKRWRPSDVYDMDTDHSPFFSNPFLLSGLLVKAAASFGCV